From Nicotiana tabacum cultivar K326 chromosome 15, ASM71507v2, whole genome shotgun sequence, the proteins below share one genomic window:
- the LOC107804958 gene encoding shewanella-like protein phosphatase 2 → MELQSNLTCQNLPTIFSSFIDTFVDFSVSGGLFLPPQPTITSSPNQTIFPSPNRLIAIGDLHGDFQKTKQAFKLAGLIDDHDKWCGGSTTVVQIGDVLDRGGQELKILYFLEKLKREAAKVNGNLITMNGNHEIMNVDGDFRYVTKEGLQEFQDWAFWYCIGNDMKELCDGFDKECVKAPFLGIPFEFHGVNQEYFDGIRTRIAALRPNGPISERFLGKNQTVVVVGDSVFVHGGLLTKHVDYGLENVNEEVRDWICGVRRRVSRDLVRGRNSIVWLRKFSNELAKDCDCSTLEHVLATIPGAKRMIMGHTIQESGINGVCDNQAIRIDVGMSKGCTNGLPEVLEIDRDKGLRILTSNPLYRDVKESSLDAKPRDGLGLLLPELGPKQVEVKA, encoded by the coding sequence ATGGAGTTACAATCCAATCTAACATGCCAAAATCTCCCAACCATCTTCTCCTCTTTCATTGACACATTCGTCGATTTCTCTGTGAGTGGAGGCCTCTTTTTACCCCCACAGCCAACAATCACTTCATCACCAAACCAAACTATATTCCCTTCTCCTAATCGTTTAATTGCAATAGGTGACTTACATGGTGATTTCCAAAAAACCAAACAAGCCTTCAAACTTGCTGGCTTAATTGATGACCATGACAAATGGTGTGGTGGGTCCACTACAGTTGTTCAAATAGGTGATGTACTTGACCGTGGTGGCCAAGAATTAAAGattctttattttcttgaaaaactgaAAAGAGAAGCTGCTAAGGTAAATGGTAATTTAATTACTATGAATGGTAATCATGAGATTATGAATGTTGATGGTGATTTTAGATATGTTACTAAAGAGGGTCTTCAAGAATTTCAAGATTGGGCTTTTTGGTATTGTATAGGCAATGATATGAAAGAATTATGTGATGGTTTTGATAAAGAGTGTGTTAAAGCTCCATTTTTGGGGATACCCTTTGAGTTTCATGGCGTAAATCAGGAGTATTTTGATGGTATTAGAACAAGGATTGCAGCGTTAAGGCCAAACGGGCCGATTTCGGAGAGGTTTTTGGGAAAGAATCAaacagttgttgttgttggtgattCTGTGTTTGTTCATGGTGGACTTTTGACTAAACATGTGGATTATGGATTGGAGAATGTGAATGAGGAAGTGAGGGATTGGATTTGTGGGGTGAGGAGAAGAGTTTCGAGGGATTTGGTGAGGGGGAGAAATTCCATTGTTTGGTTGAGGAAGTTTTCGAATGAGTTGGCGAAGGATTGTGATTGTTCTACTCTTGAACACGTGCTTGCTACAATTCCGGGAGCGAAAAGGATGATAATGGGACATACAATTCAAGAAAGTGGGATTAATGGGGTTTGTGATAACCAAGCCATAAGGATTGATGTAGGAATGTCAAAGGGATGTACTAATGGATTGCCTGAGGTTTTAGAGATTGATAGGGATAAAGGGTTGAGGATTTTGACATCAAATCCGTTGTATCGAGATGTAAAGGAGAGTTCTTTGGATGCTAAACCTAGGGATGGTCTTGGTTTGCTGCTCCCTGAATTAGGACCAAAGCAAGTTGAGGTGAAGGCATAA